From the genome of Vicia villosa cultivar HV-30 ecotype Madison, WI linkage group LG2, Vvil1.0, whole genome shotgun sequence, one region includes:
- the LOC131651752 gene encoding fructokinase-like 2, chloroplastic, whose protein sequence is MSSLSFSQFLPLPRCHFRWSHCYALKVVQFGELRVQCKPGHVAMARPRKKASVGSVEEEPSENEPVVEKKVTKVSKAKKVTAKTAKKKKESIAESPEGAIDLLVSGGDGSIEEGLAPSSDGSKKKTRKSKKKDASSSAGLEEEKEVKEKKKVTRPRKPKVEKEENVILEDKYGAEAEIDDQDEPSFIENVEDESDDGLELIKDDGEDISYTYSWPPLVCCFGAAQHAFVPSGRPANRLIDHEHHERNKDALWSPDKFVRAPGGSAGSVAIALASLGGKVAFMGKLADDDYGQAMLYYMNANNVQTRSVRIDSKRATGVSLMKIGKRKLKLSCVRPCAEDCLTKSEINIDVLKEAKMFYFNTHSLLDRNMRSTTLRAIKIAKHFGAVVFYDVNLPMPLWHSQEETKTFIQQVWNLADIIEVTKQELEFLCGITPSEEFDTKNNARSKFVHYDPEVVAPLWHESLKVLFVTNGTSKIHYYTAETDGAVHGMEDAPITPFTRDMSASGDGIVAAIMRMLTVQADLITDKAYLEHSIKYAIDCGVIDQWIHGRVCGFPPEEDTEDDVTPDPYGIKSITETEYRTLLEPVS, encoded by the exons ATGTCGTCTCTTTCCTTTTCTCAGTTTCTTCCACTTCCCAG GTGCCATTTTAGATGGTCTCATTGCTATGCTTTAAAAGTAGTGCAATTTGGGGAACTTAGGGTTCAGTGTAAACCTGGTCATGTGGCAATGGCTAGGCCTAGGAAGAAAGCTTCAGTAGGTTCTGTTGAAGAAGAACCTAGTGAAAATGAACCTGTGGTTGAAAAGAAGGTAACTAAGGTTTCTAAAGCTAAGAAGGTAACGGCAAAGACggcgaagaagaagaaagagtcaATAGCTGAGTCTCCTGAAGGGGCAATTGATTTGTTGGTGAGTGGAGGTGATGGTTCTATTGAAGAAGGTCTAGCTCCGTCTAGTGATGGTTCCAAGAAGAAAACTCGAAAGAGTAAGAAAAAAG ATGCATCTAGTTCTGCTGGTTTGGAAGAAGAGAAGGAAGTTAAGGAAAAGAAAAAGGTTACGAGACCAAGGAAACCTAAAGTGGAGAAAGAGGAGAATGTAATATTAGAGGATAAATATGGTGCTGAAGCTGAAATCGATGACCAAGATGAGCCTTCGTTTATTGAAAATGTGGAGGATGAGAGCGACGATGGTTTGGAACTGATTAAAGATGATGGAGAGGACATTAGCTATACATACAGCTGGCCTCCTCTTGTTTGTTGCTTTGGAGCTGCACAGCATGCTTTTGTGCCTTCGGGTAGGCCTGCCAATAGGCTTATAGATCACGAACACCATGAAAGAAATAAGGATGCTTTATGGAGCCCTGACAAATTTGTTAGGGCTCCTGGGGGGTCTGCCGGTAGTGTTGCCATTGCTCTTGCAAGTTTGGGTGGCAAGGTTGCTTTTATGGGAAAACTTGCAGATGATGATTACGGTCAGGCGATGCTGTATTATATGAATGCGAATAATGTCCAGACACGATCGGTTCGTATTGATAGTAAAAGAGCAACAGGCGTGTCGCTGATGAAGATTGGTAAACGGAAACTTAAATTGAGTTGTGTGAGACCTTGTGCTGAAGATTGTTTGACAAAGTCAGAGATAAATATTGATGTGTTGAAAGAG GCAAAAATGTTCTACTTCAACACACATTCCCTCCTTGATCGAAACATGAGATCCACGACATTGCGAGCTATCAAGATCGCAAAGCATTTTGGAGCAGTTGTTTTCTATGATGTAAACCTTCCTATGCCACTATGGCACTCTCAGGAAGAAACTAAGACGTTCATTCAGCAAGTGTGGAATCTTGCAGACATCATTGAAGTCACTAAGCAAGAACTAGAGTTCTTATGCGGGATCACACCGTCTGAAGAATTTGACACCAAAAATAATGCCAGGTCAAAGTTTGTCCATTACGATCCCGAAGTGGTTGCACCACTATGGCACGAAAGTCTTAAGGTTTTGTTCGTGACTAATGGAACTTCCAAGATACATTACTACACTGCTGAGACTGATGGTGCTGTTCATGGGATGGAGGATGCTCCAATTACCCCTTTCACTCGTGACATGTCAGCGTCTGGAGATGGCATTGTTGCAG CTATCATGCGAATGTTGACGGTTCAAGCGGATTTGATAACTGACAAAGCATACCTGGAGCATAGCATTAAGTATGCAATTGATTGCGGGGTTATAGATCAATGGATACATGGGCGAGTGTGCGGCTTTCCTCCAGAAGAAGATACAGAGGACGACGTTACTCCCGATCCATACGGCATAAAGTCAATTACAGAAACAGAATACCGGACACTATTAGAGCCAGTTAGTTGA
- the LOC131646567 gene encoding uncharacterized protein LOC131646567 isoform X1, whose amino-acid sequence MAARALIKKTKNILGGVTFLLRSTPQSSRSFVSQNPSPLSPLNSHSLPFSTPHTSFYRHFSLSHSAGETSDDGSSTDGWEEEDEAEPKIGDGGSGGGVALQNVPWGQRALSIAEEVLMKFSEDIKLYAFKTNPRGYVYVRLDKLTSEYGCPSMEELESYNHEFKKRLDEVGALGDIPDDLALEVSSPGADRILKVPDDLSRFEDMPMRVFYTENIESNCHEVNGVFFLDSIEKDSATCVWKLADVKANRDPTKKGKPLNRKQKDWRLRLPFDLHRMVTLYVEY is encoded by the exons ATGGCGGCAAGAGCTCTGATCAAGAAGACGAAGAATATTTTGGGCGGGGTCACTTTTCTCCTACGCTCTACTCCTCAGTCATCCCGTTCCTTCGTTTCCCAAAACCCTTCTCCTCTCTCTCCACTGAATTCCCACTCTCTCCCGTTCTCAACTCCTCACACTTCATTCTATCGCCATTTTTCACTTTCACATTCag CAGGTGAAACAAGTGATGATGGTTCAAGCACAGATGGATGGGAAGAAGAAGACGAGGCTGAGCCTAAG ATTGGTGACGGTGGAAGTGGTGGTGGAGTTGCCTTGCAAAATGTGCCTTGGGGTCAGCGAGCGCTATCTATTGCTGAAGAGGTCCTTATGAAGTTCAGTGAGGACATCAAACTCTATGCTTTCAAAACTAATCCTCGAGGATATGTTTACGTGAGACTGGACAAATTAACAAGCGA ATATGGATGTCCAAGTATGGAAGAGCTTGAGAGTTACAATCATGAATTCAAGAAAAGGTTAGATGAAGTTGGAGCACTTGGAGACATACCTGATGATTTGGCTCTCGAG GTTTCTTCCCCGGGTGCTGATAGGATACTGAAAGTGCCAGATGATCTTAGTCGATTTGAAGACATGCCGATGAGAGTTTTCTATACAGAAAATATAGAGTCCAACTGCCATGAAGTGAATGGAGTATTCTTTTTAGATTCAATCGAAAAAGACTCGGCTACATGTGTTTGGAAATTGGCAGATGTTAAAGCGAATAGAGATCCTACAAAAAAAGGCAAGCCGTTGAATCGTAAACAGAAGGATTGGAGATTACGATTGCCATTCGACTTGCATAGAATGGTAACACTATACGTTGAATACTAG
- the LOC131651754 gene encoding probable 6-phosphogluconolactonase 1: MALSGDHKNRGELRIYDSEDEVKTVLAEYIADVSDAAVQEHGFFALAISGGSLIDLMGKLLQPPYNKTVDWTKWYIFWADECVVSKSHEDSCFKHAKDVFLSKVPIVPSHAVSINDSVSAEEAADDYEFVIRQLVRTRVINVSEISDCPKFDLILLELGTDGHVASLFPNHPALEEREEWVTFITDSPIPPPERITFTLPVINSASNVAVVAAGESKADAVLLAVDENGSDCLSIPAKMVQPANGKLVWFLDKLAATKVEHSNLNNWYIKSLAEV; this comes from the exons ATGGCTCTCTCTGGTGATCATAAGAATAGAGGAGAGTTGAGGATTTATGACAGTGAGGATGAGGTGAAGACTGTTTTGGCTGAGTACATTGCGGATGTGTCGGACGCGGCTGTGCAGGAGCATGGATTTTTCGCCCTTGCTATATCTGGTGGTTCTCTCATTGACTTAATGGG AAAACTCTTGCAACCTCCATATAACAAGACAGTGGATTGGACCAAGTGGTATATCTTCTGGGCTGACGAGTGTGTTGTGTCGAAAAGTCATGAGGATAGCTGTTTTAAGCATGCTAAAGATGTCTTTTTGTCTAAG GTGCCTATAGTCCCCAGTCACGCCGTTTCTATTAATGATTCTGTGTCAGCTGAAGAAGCTGCTGATGATTATGAGTTTGTCATCCGGCAGTTAGTGAGAACCCGTGTTATCAACGTGTCTGAGATCAGTGACTGCCCAAAATTCGATCTCATTCTGCTTGAATTGGGTACTGATGGGCATGTTGCATCTTTATTTCCAAATCACCCAGCACTCGAAGAAAGAGAAGAATGGGTTACTTTCATTACTGACTCCCCTATACCCCCACCTGAGAGAATCACATTCACTTTGCCTGTTATCAATTCTGCTTCTAACGTAGCAGTGGTCGCAGCAGGTGAAAGTAAAGCAGATGCTGTACTGTTGGCAGTAGATGAGAATGGATCTGATTGCCTGTCAATACCAGCAAAAATGGTCCAACCAGCTAACGGGAAGTTGGTGTGGTTTTTGGATAAGTTGGCTGCCACAAAAGTCGAACACTCCAACTTGAACAATTGGTATATCAAGTCCCTAGCAGAAGTGTAA
- the LOC131646567 gene encoding uncharacterized protein LOC131646567 isoform X2, whose amino-acid sequence MAARALIKKTKNILGGVTFLLRSTPQSSRSFVSQNPSPLSPLNSHSLPFSTPHTSFYRHFSLSHSGETSDDGSSTDGWEEEDEAEPKIGDGGSGGGVALQNVPWGQRALSIAEEVLMKFSEDIKLYAFKTNPRGYVYVRLDKLTSEYGCPSMEELESYNHEFKKRLDEVGALGDIPDDLALEVSSPGADRILKVPDDLSRFEDMPMRVFYTENIESNCHEVNGVFFLDSIEKDSATCVWKLADVKANRDPTKKGKPLNRKQKDWRLRLPFDLHRMVTLYVEY is encoded by the exons ATGGCGGCAAGAGCTCTGATCAAGAAGACGAAGAATATTTTGGGCGGGGTCACTTTTCTCCTACGCTCTACTCCTCAGTCATCCCGTTCCTTCGTTTCCCAAAACCCTTCTCCTCTCTCTCCACTGAATTCCCACTCTCTCCCGTTCTCAACTCCTCACACTTCATTCTATCGCCATTTTTCACTTTCACATTCag GTGAAACAAGTGATGATGGTTCAAGCACAGATGGATGGGAAGAAGAAGACGAGGCTGAGCCTAAG ATTGGTGACGGTGGAAGTGGTGGTGGAGTTGCCTTGCAAAATGTGCCTTGGGGTCAGCGAGCGCTATCTATTGCTGAAGAGGTCCTTATGAAGTTCAGTGAGGACATCAAACTCTATGCTTTCAAAACTAATCCTCGAGGATATGTTTACGTGAGACTGGACAAATTAACAAGCGA ATATGGATGTCCAAGTATGGAAGAGCTTGAGAGTTACAATCATGAATTCAAGAAAAGGTTAGATGAAGTTGGAGCACTTGGAGACATACCTGATGATTTGGCTCTCGAG GTTTCTTCCCCGGGTGCTGATAGGATACTGAAAGTGCCAGATGATCTTAGTCGATTTGAAGACATGCCGATGAGAGTTTTCTATACAGAAAATATAGAGTCCAACTGCCATGAAGTGAATGGAGTATTCTTTTTAGATTCAATCGAAAAAGACTCGGCTACATGTGTTTGGAAATTGGCAGATGTTAAAGCGAATAGAGATCCTACAAAAAAAGGCAAGCCGTTGAATCGTAAACAGAAGGATTGGAGATTACGATTGCCATTCGACTTGCATAGAATGGTAACACTATACGTTGAATACTAG
- the LOC131651755 gene encoding uncharacterized protein LOC131651755, which produces MAMMQGVQKNTLYVGGLAEEVNESILHAAFIPFGDIKDVKTPLDQATQKHRSFGFVTFLEREDASSAMDNMDGAELYGRVLTVNYALPEKIKGGEQGWAAQPIWADADTWFERQQQEEDMRRLEAENKAAMLAAEELHRKQVVEEREGEKEEIEIKDDPMARAEAEVVAN; this is translated from the exons ATGGCGATGATGCAAGGGGTACAAAAGAACACCCTCTACGTCGGAGGTTTAGCGGAAGAGGTAAACGAATCCATCCTCCACGCAGCGTTCATCCCATTCGGAGACATTAAGGATGTCAAGACTCCTCTTGACCAAGCCACTCAGAAGCATCGCTCTTTTGGCTTCGTCACTTTCCTTGAACGGGAAGACGCTTCCTCCGCCATGGATAATATGGACGGTGCTGAACTATATGGTCGTGTCCTCACCGTTAATTATGCTCTTCCTGAGAAAATTAAGGGTGGTGAACAGGGATGGGCTGCTCAACCAA tTTGGGCGGATGCGGATACTTGGTTTGAACGACAGCAACAGGAGGAGGACATGCGTCGCCTTGAAGCAGAGAATAAAGCTGCAATGCTGGCTGCTGAAGAACTCCACAGGAAGCAAGTAGTCGAAGAGCGGGAAGGGGAGAAAGAGGAAATTGAGATCAAGGATGATCCTATGGCAAGGGCTGAAGCAGAGGTTGTTGCAAATTGA
- the LOC131651753 gene encoding folate synthesis bifunctional protein, mitochondrial-like, whose protein sequence is MSMFKYLGTRRSQLCAARNYLKVLGFSSFHTAPNSSIELHTQDEEVVIALGSNVGDRLHNFKEALKLMRKSGIHITRHASLYETAPAYVTDQPRFLNSAVRAVTKLGPHELLSALKRIEKDMGRTGGIRYGPRPIDLDILFYGKFKVRSDILTVPHERIWERPFVMAPLMDLLGTAIDSDTVTSWHSFSGHSGGLNALWEKLGGESLIGEEGMYRVMPVANGLLDWSQRTLVMGILNLTPDSFSDGGNFQSVKSAVSQARLMISEGADIIDLGAQSTRPMASRISVEEELGRLIPVLEAVKAIPEAEGKLISVDTFYSEVALEAVRKGAHLINDVSAGKLDANMFKVMAELDVPYVAMHMRGDPCTMQDSENLKYDNVCKDISAELYSQVREAEMSGIPAWRIIMDPGIGFSKKTEDNLEVLTGIPDIREEISKRSLAISHAPILIGPSRKRFLGEICSCPSAVERDPATIASVTAGVLGGANIVRVHNVKDNLDAVKLCDAILKQKSSPMKFKQ, encoded by the exons ATGAGTATGTTTAAGTACCTGGGCACGCGCAGGAGTCAGCTCTGTGCTGCTAGAAACTACCTTAAAG TACTGGGGTTTTCCTCTTTTCACACAGCTCCAAACTCTTCAATTGAACTTCACACTCAAGATGAAGAAGTGGTGATTGCTTTGGGAAGTAATGTAGGTGATAGACTACATAACTTCAAGGAAGCCTTGAAATTGATGAGGAAGTCAGGCATACACATCACAAGACATGCAAGTCTGTATGAGACAGCACCAGCGTATGTTACTGACCAACCTCGTTTCCTCAACTCTGCAGTAAGAGCTGTTACCAAACTTGGCCCACATGAGTTATTGTCTGCACTCAAACGAATCGAGAAGGACATGGGTCGTACTGGCGGTATAAGGTATGGTCCAAGGCCAATTGACTTAGACATTTTGTTCTATGGTAAATTTAAAGTCAGATCTGATATTCTCACAGTACCTCACGAAAGAATTTGGGAACGACCGTTTGTCATGGCCCCTTTGATGGATTTACTGGGAACAGCTATTGACAGTGATACAGTTACTAGCTGGCATTCATTTTCAGGCCATTCTGGTGGGCTAAATGCATTATGGGAAAAACTGGGTGGAGAATCCCTTATTGGAGAGGAAGGTATGTATAGGGTAATGCCTGTTGCAAATGGCTTACTTGACTGGTCGCAAAGAACATTGGTCATGGGGATTCTTAATTTGACTCCAGATAGTTTTAGTGATGGGGGGAATTTTCAGTCTGTGAAGTCTGCTGTTTCTCAGGCTCGGTTAATGATATCAGAGGGTGCTGATATAATTGATCTCGGTGCTCAGTCTACTCGGCCGATGGCATCAAGGATCTCTGTCGAAGAAGAATTAGGTAGATTAATCCCTGTCCTGGAAGCTGTAAAGGCAATACCTGAGGCAGAAGGAAAACTCATATCTGTGGATACTTTCTACTCAGAAGTTGCATTAGAAGCAGTACGTAAAGGTGCTCATCTTATAAACGATGTATCCGCCGGGAAGTTAGATGCAAATATGTTTAAGGTCATGGCAGAGCTTGACGTTCCTTATGTGGCAATGCACATGAGGGGTGATCCGTGTACAATGCAGGATAGTGAAAACCTGAAATATGATAATGTTTGCAAGGATATATCGGCAGAATTATACTCGCAGGTTAGAGAGGCAGAAATGTCGGGAATCCCGGCATGGAGGATTATTATGGACCCTGGAATTGGATTCTCAAAGAAAACTGAAGACAATTTAGAGGTACTCACAGGAATACCTGATATTAGAGAAGAGATTTCAAAAAGAAGTTTGGCCATCTCTCATGCTCCTATACTAATTGGACCCTCAAGAAAGCGATTTTTAGGTGAAATTTGCTCTTGCCCTTCTGCAGTCGAGAGGGATCCCGCTACCATTGCTTCTGTCACCGCTGGTGTGTTGGGTGGCGCTAATATTGTTCGAGTGCATAATGTTAAAGATAATCTAGATGCGGTAAAGCTTTGTGATGCTATTCTGAAACAAAAAAGTTCTCCCATGAAATTTAAACAGTGA